A single region of the Salmo salar chromosome ssa16, Ssal_v3.1, whole genome shotgun sequence genome encodes:
- the LOC106574975 gene encoding OX-2 membrane glycoprotein isoform X2: MFILHWLPETAQRHPLTFTFTRQYLKVQRQKQKHDLVNIHQLRMNTYLIILCILSEVSVNVVARGDTRVDFNADASYTCTHADSTGVLQVTWQRLFKDDSVENLATYSKRFGAQIIDPHRGKVVFTEASLNSTSITVKNVTWADEACYICSFNVYPSGSIRKQTCLTVQGVSEVRATMQKVPSTESKADMEVVVSCSATGKPAPWIQWNISAAVPIKTPNNWTVINKDQTVTAISNITLQLLPGSGGYVDCIVNNGMRTQRHERVPLPILPGESGEREVEEDDRRTSPWAVGIPVFLIVSILVICGSVMLQKKKGYRQAATTADKQDAFGESV; encoded by the exons ATGTTTATTCTACATTGGTTACCGGAAACCGCCCAACGCCACCCGCTAACTTTCACTTTCACTCGCCAATATTTAAAGGTCCAACGCCAGAAACAGAAACATGATCTTGTCAACATTCACCAGCTGAGAATGAACACTTACCtaattatcttatgcattctgtCTGAAG TCTCTGTCAACGTCGTAGCTAGAGGAGACACCAGGGTTGACTTCAATGCCGACGCATCATATACCTGCACCCATGCGGACTCGACAGGTGTGCTGCAAGTCACCTGGCAGAGGCTGTTCAAAGACGACTCGGTGGAGAATCTGGCCACCTACAGCAAGCGGTTTGGAGCTCAAATCATAGACCCGCACCGAGGCAAGGTGGTTTTCACGGAGGCATCTCTCAACTCTACGTCTATTACGGTGAAGAATGTAACATGGGCGGACGAAGCCTGCTATATTTGCTCCTTCAATGTTTACCCGAGTGGTTCAATACGCAAGCAGACTTGTCTTACCGTTCAAG GTGTATCTGAAGTGAGAGCCACAATGCAAAAAGTCCCCAGCACTGAATCTAAAGCAGACATGGAAGTTGTGGTCAGCTGCTCTGCCACGGGTAAACCAGCACCTTGGATccaatggaacatttctgcagcagTACCCATAAAGACACCTAACAACTGGACTGTCATTAACAAAGACCAAACTGTCACAGCCATTAGCAACATCACCCTCCAACTGTTGCCAGGCTCAGGTGGATACGTGGACTGTATCGTAAACAATGGGATGaggacacagagacacgagcgggTCCCGCTTCCTATTCTccctggagagagtggagagagggaggttgaaGAGG ATGACAGGAGGACTTCCCCGTGGGCGGTTggcattccagtgttcctaatcgTTTCCATTTTAGTCATCTGCGGCAGTGTCATGCTTCAAAAGAAAAAAG GTTACAGGCAAGCAGCAACCACAGCAGACAAGCAGGACGCTTTTGGGGAAAGTGTGTAA
- the LOC106574975 gene encoding uncharacterized protein isoform X1, producing the protein MFILHWLPETAQRHPLTFTFTRQYLKVQRQKQKHDLVNIHQLRMNTYLIILCILSEAVSVNVVARGDTRVDFNADASYTCTHADSTGVLQVTWQRLFKDDSVENLATYSKRFGAQIIDPHRGKVVFTEASLNSTSITVKNVTWADEACYICSFNVYPSGSIRKQTCLTVQGVSEVRATMQKVPSTESKADMEVVVSCSATGKPAPWIQWNISAAVPIKTPNNWTVINKDQTVTAISNITLQLLPGSGGYVDCIVNNGMRTQRHERVPLPILPGESGEREVEEDDRRTSPWAVGIPVFLIVSILVICGSVMLQKKKGYRQAATTADKQDAFGESV; encoded by the exons ATGTTTATTCTACATTGGTTACCGGAAACCGCCCAACGCCACCCGCTAACTTTCACTTTCACTCGCCAATATTTAAAGGTCCAACGCCAGAAACAGAAACATGATCTTGTCAACATTCACCAGCTGAGAATGAACACTTACCtaattatcttatgcattctgtCTGAAG CAGTCTCTGTCAACGTCGTAGCTAGAGGAGACACCAGGGTTGACTTCAATGCCGACGCATCATATACCTGCACCCATGCGGACTCGACAGGTGTGCTGCAAGTCACCTGGCAGAGGCTGTTCAAAGACGACTCGGTGGAGAATCTGGCCACCTACAGCAAGCGGTTTGGAGCTCAAATCATAGACCCGCACCGAGGCAAGGTGGTTTTCACGGAGGCATCTCTCAACTCTACGTCTATTACGGTGAAGAATGTAACATGGGCGGACGAAGCCTGCTATATTTGCTCCTTCAATGTTTACCCGAGTGGTTCAATACGCAAGCAGACTTGTCTTACCGTTCAAG GTGTATCTGAAGTGAGAGCCACAATGCAAAAAGTCCCCAGCACTGAATCTAAAGCAGACATGGAAGTTGTGGTCAGCTGCTCTGCCACGGGTAAACCAGCACCTTGGATccaatggaacatttctgcagcagTACCCATAAAGACACCTAACAACTGGACTGTCATTAACAAAGACCAAACTGTCACAGCCATTAGCAACATCACCCTCCAACTGTTGCCAGGCTCAGGTGGATACGTGGACTGTATCGTAAACAATGGGATGaggacacagagacacgagcgggTCCCGCTTCCTATTCTccctggagagagtggagagagggaggttgaaGAGG ATGACAGGAGGACTTCCCCGTGGGCGGTTggcattccagtgttcctaatcgTTTCCATTTTAGTCATCTGCGGCAGTGTCATGCTTCAAAAGAAAAAAG GTTACAGGCAAGCAGCAACCACAGCAGACAAGCAGGACGCTTTTGGGGAAAGTGTGTAA